One genomic region from Vicinamibacterales bacterium encodes:
- the truA gene encoding tRNA pseudouridine(38-40) synthase TruA yields MPRFKLLIEYAGTRYSGWQIQKNARTVAGEIDRAIREVSRRTAFELYGAGRTDAGVHALGQVAHLELYTDLTPAILRHRLNDALPGDIYIRAIDNVPHRFHARHDVRQRSYVYQISRRKTAFFKPYVWWVKEALDVGAMERAAATFVGMRDFASFTADEPDEKSTRVLVDRIEIAEDGDLVLLRVVGSHFLWRMVRRLVGVLAAVGRNDLRVDEVARFLDERSEVPATLTAPASGLFLESVCYSSEEQPGPLRAVPAVPVVNRPSRRGN; encoded by the coding sequence ATGCCCCGTTTCAAGCTGCTCATCGAATACGCCGGGACGCGCTACAGCGGCTGGCAGATCCAGAAGAACGCGCGGACGGTCGCCGGGGAGATCGATCGCGCGATTCGCGAGGTGTCGCGGCGCACGGCATTCGAGCTGTATGGCGCCGGCCGCACCGACGCCGGCGTGCACGCGCTCGGGCAGGTCGCGCACCTCGAGCTTTACACCGATCTGACCCCGGCAATCCTGCGTCACCGCCTCAACGACGCGCTGCCGGGCGATATTTACATCCGCGCGATCGACAACGTCCCGCACCGGTTCCACGCCCGGCACGACGTGCGCCAGCGCAGCTACGTCTATCAGATCTCGCGTCGCAAGACGGCGTTCTTCAAGCCCTACGTGTGGTGGGTCAAGGAGGCGCTCGACGTCGGCGCGATGGAGCGCGCCGCCGCGACGTTCGTCGGGATGCGCGACTTCGCCTCCTTCACGGCCGACGAGCCGGACGAGAAATCGACGCGCGTGCTCGTCGATCGAATCGAGATCGCCGAGGACGGCGACCTCGTCCTGCTCCGGGTGGTCGGATCCCATTTCCTGTGGCGCATGGTGCGGCGGCTGGTCGGGGTGCTGGCCGCGGTCGGGCGGAACGACCTGCGCGTGGACGAGGTCGCGCGATTCCTCGACGAGCGCTCCGAGGTGCCCGCGACGCTGACGGCGCCCGCGTCGGGGCTGTTCCTCGAGTCGGTGTGCTATTCGAGCGAGGAGCAGCCAGGTCCGCTCCGCGCCGTCCCCGCCGTGCCCGTCGTGAACAGGCCGAGCCGCCGAGGCAACTGA
- a CDS encoding protein-L-isoaspartate(D-aspartate) O-methyltransferase has translation MTPQQRMIEEQIRGRDVRDPRVLEALGRVPRDRFVPESARHDAYADHPVPIGHGQTISQPYIVAFMTEALRLQPSHRVLEIGTGCGYQTAVLADLVREVYSVEVIAALAEEAGRRLEMLGYGNVRRHVGDGHHGWPEHAPYDRILVAAAADAVPPPLVEQLVDTGILVIPVGASNQELRVLQKHGTRVDLLATLSVRFVPLVRP, from the coding sequence ATGACCCCGCAGCAGCGGATGATCGAGGAGCAGATTCGCGGGCGCGACGTCCGCGATCCGCGCGTGCTCGAGGCGCTCGGACGCGTGCCGCGCGACCGCTTCGTGCCCGAGAGCGCCCGCCACGACGCCTACGCCGATCATCCGGTCCCGATCGGCCACGGTCAGACCATCTCACAACCCTACATCGTCGCGTTCATGACCGAGGCGCTGCGGCTGCAGCCGTCGCATCGGGTGCTCGAGATCGGCACCGGCTGCGGCTATCAGACAGCGGTGCTCGCCGATCTGGTACGCGAGGTGTATTCCGTCGAGGTGATCGCTGCGCTTGCGGAGGAGGCGGGCCGCCGGCTCGAGATGCTGGGCTACGGCAACGTGCGCCGGCACGTCGGCGACGGCCACCACGGCTGGCCCGAGCACGCGCCCTACGATCGGATCCTGGTTGCCGCCGCCGCGGACGCCGTGCCGCCGCCGCTCGTCGAACAGCTCGTCGACACCGGCATCCTGGTCATTCCCGTCGGCGCGTCGAATCAGGAGCTGCGCGTCCTCCAGAAGCACGGGACGCGCGTCGATCTGCTCGCCACGCTGAGCGTCCGCTTCGTCCCTCTCGTTCGCCCGTAG